Proteins from a genomic interval of Trifolium pratense cultivar HEN17-A07 linkage group LG6, ARS_RC_1.1, whole genome shotgun sequence:
- the LOC123889551 gene encoding diphthine--ammonia ligase isoform X1 yields MKVVALVSGGKDSCYAMMKSIHYGHQIVALANLMPVDDSVDELDSYMYQTVGHQIIIKYAECMGLPLFRRRIQGSSRHLELGYKKTEGDEVEDMYILLREVKRQIPSVTAVCSGAIASDYQRLRVESVCSRLGLVSLAYLWKQDQSVLLNEMIANGIVAVTVKVAAMGLDPAKHLGKELALLNAYLHKLKESYGINVCGEGGEYETLTLDCPLFTNARIVLDEYQVVMHSSDSIAPVGVLHPLAFHLENKPDDHSLKTQDKIHEICMQKLGSVFEVHDSLEGFEAECKPLDCTYPIDVVEHKFNVSRTNNMNTFSICCSLQDSCSGNNNSYIINDLSCILLFHIILFFDIYHSYFLKADLQEDLTIVLRKIESELASFDFGWENVLYIHLYIDDMNKFSEANETYVKFITQQRCPFGVPSRSTVEMPLIEMGFSRAYVEVLVANNKDKKVLHVQSISSWAPSCIGPYSQATLHEGILHMAGQLGLDPPTMNLCGGGPGVELEQALKNSEAVAKSFNRSISTSAISFVIYCSKNISLSERVDIEKKHETILRQMKIFDSQEGKKYKTLEPVFLYVLVPNLPKRAYVEVKPILYVEDGADEEIETMTKSSCSKTSCYWGFKQESWHDSCIQKCVIPGKICVIILSITSELAAKISNDSLPADYVNNNDQHSLPKSCMEQLSKFCIYLLDKVIIDNDFAWEDIMSLRFYIPVSLQMSVELIQPMFCNALFELSQISQREVKKVEPIFNLVPVIGAGRSASSMDDLVTCELLAQKS; encoded by the exons ATGAAGGTGGTTGCACTTGTTAGCGGCGGTAAAGATAGCTGCTACGCTATGATGAAGTCTATTCACTATGGCCATcag ATTGTTGCGTTGGCGAATTTGATGCCAGTTGATGATTCCGTCGACGAGCTCGATAGCTACATGTATCAAACT GTTGGGCATCAAATTATCATCAAATATGCTGAATGTATGGGATTGCCATTGTTTAGGAGGCGAATACAAGGATCCTCAAG gcaTCTAGAGCTTGGTTACAAAAAGACAGAAGGTGATGAAGTTGAAGATATGTATATTTTATTACGTGAAGTGAAAAGGCAGATACCCTCAGTTACTGCGGTGTGTTCTGGAGCCATTGCATCTGACTATCAGAGACTGCGGGTGGAAAGTGTATGTTCAAGGTTAGGCCTTGTTTCTTTGGCATACTTATGGAAACAAGATCAGTCCGTGCTCCTCAATGAAATG ATTGCAAATGGAATAGTAGCTGTAACTGTGAAG GTAGCTGCCATGGGTTTGGATCCTGCTAAGCACTTGGGTAAAGAATTAGCCTTGTTAAATGcttatttgcataaattgaaAGA GTCATATGGAATCAATGTTTGTGGTGAAGGAGGGGAATATGAAACATTGACTCTTGATTGCCCGCTCTTTACT AATGCTCGCATTGTGCTTGATGAATATCAAGTTGTGATGCACTCTTCAGATTCCATAGCTCCTGTTGGAGTCCTTCATCCCTTGGCATTTCATTTGGAAAACAAGCCAGACGACCACTCTTTAAAAACACAAGACAAAATACATGAGATTTGTATGCAGAAATTAGGATCGGTGTTCGAAGTGCATGACAGTCTAGAAGGATTTGAAGCTGAATGCAAGCCTCTTGATTGCACTTATCCAATTGATGTTGTAGAACATAAATTTAACGTTTCAAGAACAAATAACATGAACACATTCTCCATATGTTGCTCGTTGCAAGATTCATGCAGTGGTAATAATAATTcttatattattaatgatttaaGTTGCATCTTACTCTTCCACATTATTTTGTTCTTTGACATATACCACTCTTATTTCTTGAAAGCAGATTTGCAGGAAGATTTAACGATTGTTTTGAGGAAAATTGAATCAGAGTTAGCAAGTTTTGATTTTGGCTGGGAGAATGTACTTTATATTCACCTGTACATCGATGACATGAATAAGTTCTCTGAGGCAAATGAGACATATGTGAAGTTTATAACACAGCAGAGGTGCCCATTTGGTGTCCCATCTCGTAGTACAGTTGAAATGCCTCTCATTGAGATGGGTTTTAGTAGAGCATATGTTGAAGTTTTGGTAgcaaataataaagataaaaaggTTTTGCATGTGCAGAGTATTTCTAGTTGGGCACCTAGTTGCATTGGGCCATACAGCCAG GCAACCTTGCATGAGGGTATACTTCACATGGCTGGTCAACTCGGGCTTGACCCTCCTACCATGAATCTTTGCGGTGGAGGCCCAGGGGTTGAACTGGAACAGGCACTAAAAAACAGTGAAGCAGTGGCAAAATCTTTTAACCGCTCAATATCGACATCTGCAATTAGCTTTGTTATTTACTGTTCTAAAAATATCTCTTTATCGGAGAGAGTTGATATCGAAAAGAAACATGAAACAATTCTAAGACAAATGAAGATATTTGATTCACAGGAAGGCAAAAAGTACAAAACATTAGAACCTGTATTTCTTTACGTCCTTGTTCCAAATCTACCTAAAAG AGCATATGTAGAAGTGAAGCCCATTCTTTATGTGGAGGATGGTGCAGATGAAGAAATTGAGACCATGACAAAAAGTTCTTGTTCAAAGACATCATGTTATTGGGGTTTCAAGCAGGAAAGTTGGCATGATTCTTGCATTCAGAAATGTGTGATTCCGGGAAAGATATGTGTCATTATATTGTCGATCACAAGTGAGCTGGCTGCAAAGATATCTAATGATTCTCTGCCTGCCGATTATGTCAACAATAATGATCAACATTCTCTACCAAAATCATGTATGGAGCAGTTATCAAAGTTCTGCATTTATCTTCTTGACAAAGTTATAATAGATAACGACTTTGCCTGGGAAGATATAATG AGTTTGAGGTTCTATATTCCGGTAAGCCTTCAAATGTCAGTGGAGCTAATACAGCCCATGTTCTGCAATGCACTTTTTGAACTTTCTCAAATTAGTCAGAGGGAAGTTAAAAAAGTTGAGCCAATCTTCAACCTAGTTCCCGTCATAGGTGCTGGGCGGTCTGCTTCATCCATGGATGATTTAGTGACATGTGAATTACTGGCTCAAAAATCCTGA
- the LOC123889550 gene encoding mitochondrial import inner membrane translocase subunit TIM14-1-like yields MATPLMAGIAVAAAAYAGKYGIQAWQAFKARPRALRKFYEGGFQPTMTRREATLILGVRQTTPTDKIKEAHRRVMVANHPDAGGSHYLASKINEAKDMLVGKTKSGGSAF; encoded by the exons ATG GCTACACCTTTAATGGCAGGGATTGCTGTGGCTGCTGCAGCTTATGCCGGTAAATATGGTATCCAGGCTTGGCAGGCATTCAAAGCTAGACCACGTGCATTGCGTAAATTTTATGAAGGTGGTTTTCAGCCTACTATGACTAGGAGGGAAGCAACTCTCATACTTGGTGTTAG ACAAACCACTCCAACAGATAAGATCAAAGAAGCACATAGGAGAGTGATGGTTGCAAACCATCCAGATGCTGGTGGAAGCCATTATCTTGCTTCCAAAATCAATGAAGCAAAAGACATGTTGGTTGGAAAGACTAAGAGTGGTGGATCAGCATTTTAA
- the LOC123889548 gene encoding protein LEAD-SENSITIVE 1, translated as MGLIWNRVDRQDIKPGDHVYTYRAVFAYSHHGIFVGGSKVVHFRPDTKNFKSITDATSSNSDDNLTPTPCPTFPDCGFRQPNSGVLLSCLDCFLKNGSLYSFQYGVSPTVFLTKLRGGTCTTALSDPPETVIHRAMYLLQNGFGNYDVFHNNCEDFAMYCKTGLLIVDKQGVGRSGQASSVIGAPLAAMLSSPLKLLVPSPVGIATVTAGMYCMSRYATDIGVRSDVVKVGVEDLAINLGWNCPDDAEEEEDEVVGNGTSNSPIIIE; from the exons atgggTTTGATTTGGAACAGAGTTGATAGACAGGACATCAAACCTGGCGACCATGTCTACACCTATAGAGCTGTTTTCGCTTATTCTCATCAcg GCATTTTTGTTGGGGGTAGCAAGGTTGTACATTTCAGACCAGACACTAAAAACTTCAAGTCAATCACCGACGCCACATCTTCAAACTCAGACGACAATCTAACACCGACACCGTGTCCAACCTTTCCTGATTGTGGATTCAGACAACCAAATAGTGGAGTACTTCTTTCTTGCTTAGACTGTTTCCTTAAAAATGGTTCTCTTTACTCTTTTCAATATGGAGTTTCGCCCACAGTTTTTCTCACCAAATTAAGGGGCGGAACATGCACTACTGCATTATCTGACCCACCTGAAACTGTTATCCATCGAGCTATGTATCTTCTTCAAAATGGTTTCGGTAATTATGATGTTTTTCATAACAACTGTGAGGATTTTGCAATGTATTGCAAAACTGGTCTTTTGATTGTAGATAAACAAGGAGTTGGTAGAAGTGGTCAGGCTTCTTCTGTTATTGGTGCTCCTTTGGCTGCAATGCTTTCTTCTCCTCTTAAATTGTTAGTGCCGAGTCCTGTTGGTATCGCTACCGTCACAGCAGGAATGTACTGCATGAGTAGATATGCAACTGACATTGGTGTTAGAAGTGATGTGGTCAAGGTTGGTGTAGAAGACTTGGCTATCAATTTGGGATGGAATTGTCCCGATGATgcggaggaagaagaagatgaggtaGTTGGAAATGGAACTTCTAACTCGCCGATTATCATAGAATAA
- the LOC123889551 gene encoding diphthine--ammonia ligase isoform X3, whose product MKVVALVSGGKDSCYAMMKSIHYGHQIVALANLMPVDDSVDELDSYMYQTVGHQIIIKYAECMGLPLFRRRIQGSSRHLELGYKKTEGDEVEDMYILLREVKRQIPSVTAVCSGAIASDYQRLRVESVCSRLGLVSLAYLWKQDQSVLLNEMIANGIVAVTVKVAAMGLDPAKHLGKELALLNAYLHKLKESYGINVCGEGGEYETLTLDCPLFTNARIVLDEYQVVMHSSDSIAPVGVLHPLAFHLENKPDDHSLKTQDKIHEICMQKLGSVFEVHDSLEGFEAECKPLDCTYPIDVVEHKFNVSRTNNMNTFSICCSLQDSCSDLQEDLTIVLRKIESELASFDFGWENVLYIHLYIDDMNKFSEANETYVKFITQQRCPFGVPSRSTVEMPLIEMGFSRAYVEVLVANNKDKKVLHVQSISSWAPSCIGPYSQATLHEGILHMAGQLGLDPPTMNLCGGGPGVELEQALKNSEAVAKSFNRSISTSAISFVIYCSKNISLSERVDIEKKHETILRQMKIFDSQEGKKYKTLEPVFLYVLVPNLPKRAYVEVKPILYVEDGADEEIETMTKSSCSKTSCYWGFKQESWHDSCIQKCVIPGKICVIILSITSELAAKISNDSLPADYVNNNDQHSLPKSCMEQLSKFCIYLLDKVIIDNDFAWEDIMSLRFYIPVSLQMSVELIQPMFCNALFELSQISQREVKKVEPIFNLVPVIGAGRSASSMDDLVTCELLAQKS is encoded by the exons ATGAAGGTGGTTGCACTTGTTAGCGGCGGTAAAGATAGCTGCTACGCTATGATGAAGTCTATTCACTATGGCCATcag ATTGTTGCGTTGGCGAATTTGATGCCAGTTGATGATTCCGTCGACGAGCTCGATAGCTACATGTATCAAACT GTTGGGCATCAAATTATCATCAAATATGCTGAATGTATGGGATTGCCATTGTTTAGGAGGCGAATACAAGGATCCTCAAG gcaTCTAGAGCTTGGTTACAAAAAGACAGAAGGTGATGAAGTTGAAGATATGTATATTTTATTACGTGAAGTGAAAAGGCAGATACCCTCAGTTACTGCGGTGTGTTCTGGAGCCATTGCATCTGACTATCAGAGACTGCGGGTGGAAAGTGTATGTTCAAGGTTAGGCCTTGTTTCTTTGGCATACTTATGGAAACAAGATCAGTCCGTGCTCCTCAATGAAATG ATTGCAAATGGAATAGTAGCTGTAACTGTGAAG GTAGCTGCCATGGGTTTGGATCCTGCTAAGCACTTGGGTAAAGAATTAGCCTTGTTAAATGcttatttgcataaattgaaAGA GTCATATGGAATCAATGTTTGTGGTGAAGGAGGGGAATATGAAACATTGACTCTTGATTGCCCGCTCTTTACT AATGCTCGCATTGTGCTTGATGAATATCAAGTTGTGATGCACTCTTCAGATTCCATAGCTCCTGTTGGAGTCCTTCATCCCTTGGCATTTCATTTGGAAAACAAGCCAGACGACCACTCTTTAAAAACACAAGACAAAATACATGAGATTTGTATGCAGAAATTAGGATCGGTGTTCGAAGTGCATGACAGTCTAGAAGGATTTGAAGCTGAATGCAAGCCTCTTGATTGCACTTATCCAATTGATGTTGTAGAACATAAATTTAACGTTTCAAGAACAAATAACATGAACACATTCTCCATATGTTGCTCGTTGCAAGATTCATGCAGTG ATTTGCAGGAAGATTTAACGATTGTTTTGAGGAAAATTGAATCAGAGTTAGCAAGTTTTGATTTTGGCTGGGAGAATGTACTTTATATTCACCTGTACATCGATGACATGAATAAGTTCTCTGAGGCAAATGAGACATATGTGAAGTTTATAACACAGCAGAGGTGCCCATTTGGTGTCCCATCTCGTAGTACAGTTGAAATGCCTCTCATTGAGATGGGTTTTAGTAGAGCATATGTTGAAGTTTTGGTAgcaaataataaagataaaaaggTTTTGCATGTGCAGAGTATTTCTAGTTGGGCACCTAGTTGCATTGGGCCATACAGCCAG GCAACCTTGCATGAGGGTATACTTCACATGGCTGGTCAACTCGGGCTTGACCCTCCTACCATGAATCTTTGCGGTGGAGGCCCAGGGGTTGAACTGGAACAGGCACTAAAAAACAGTGAAGCAGTGGCAAAATCTTTTAACCGCTCAATATCGACATCTGCAATTAGCTTTGTTATTTACTGTTCTAAAAATATCTCTTTATCGGAGAGAGTTGATATCGAAAAGAAACATGAAACAATTCTAAGACAAATGAAGATATTTGATTCACAGGAAGGCAAAAAGTACAAAACATTAGAACCTGTATTTCTTTACGTCCTTGTTCCAAATCTACCTAAAAG AGCATATGTAGAAGTGAAGCCCATTCTTTATGTGGAGGATGGTGCAGATGAAGAAATTGAGACCATGACAAAAAGTTCTTGTTCAAAGACATCATGTTATTGGGGTTTCAAGCAGGAAAGTTGGCATGATTCTTGCATTCAGAAATGTGTGATTCCGGGAAAGATATGTGTCATTATATTGTCGATCACAAGTGAGCTGGCTGCAAAGATATCTAATGATTCTCTGCCTGCCGATTATGTCAACAATAATGATCAACATTCTCTACCAAAATCATGTATGGAGCAGTTATCAAAGTTCTGCATTTATCTTCTTGACAAAGTTATAATAGATAACGACTTTGCCTGGGAAGATATAATG AGTTTGAGGTTCTATATTCCGGTAAGCCTTCAAATGTCAGTGGAGCTAATACAGCCCATGTTCTGCAATGCACTTTTTGAACTTTCTCAAATTAGTCAGAGGGAAGTTAAAAAAGTTGAGCCAATCTTCAACCTAGTTCCCGTCATAGGTGCTGGGCGGTCTGCTTCATCCATGGATGATTTAGTGACATGTGAATTACTGGCTCAAAAATCCTGA
- the LOC123889549 gene encoding transcription factor MYB123-like has translation MGRAPCCSKVGLHRGPWTSREDALLTKYIQAHGEGQWRSLPKRAGLLRCGKSCRLRWMNYLRPDIKRGNITPDEDDLIIRMHSLLGNRWSLIAGRLPGRTDNEIKNYWNTHLGKKLKKQEPVEKKKNKKMKKNDKNKVITKVPEDSDKKTLVYIPKAIRIKKNLSSIIPRTDNTINLDSNSVTTSQEEEQKAETNEGDNDIFGLFFGEQYHEDLVNINSDDMECQSGFLEKMYEEYLQLLKNEENHENLLDSFAESLLA, from the exons ATGGGAAGAGCTCCTTGTTGTTCAAAAGTTGGGTTGCATAGAGGTCCATGGACTTCTCGTGAAGATGCATTGCTCACCAAATATATTCAAGCTCATGGTGAAGGCCAATGGAGATCACTTCCAAAAAGAGCtg GGCTTCTTAGATGCGGAAAAAGTTGCAGACTTCGATGGATGAACTATCTTAGACCGGATATAAAGAGAGGAAACATAACTCCAGATGAAGATGATCTCATTATAAGAATGCATTCACTTCTTGGAAATAGATGGTCTCTTATCGCCGGAAGGTTACCTGGGCGAACAGATAATGAGATAAAGAATTACTGGAACACACATCTCGGCAAAAAGCTCAAAAAACAAGAACCagtagagaagaagaagaataaaaagatgaagaagaatgaCAAGAACAAAGTCATAACCAAAGTACCAGAAGATTCAGATAAGAAGACCTTAGTTTATATACCAAAGGCTATAAGGATCAAGAAGAATTTATCATCTATAATACCAAGAACTGATAATACCATAAACTTGGATTCCAACTCAGTAACAACAAGCCAAGAGGAAGAGCAAAAAGCAGAAACAAATGAGGGAGACAATGATATATTTGGATTGTTCTTTGGTGAACAGTACCATGAAGACTTGGTCAACATTAACAGTGATGACATGGAATGCCAATCTGGTTTTCTTGAGAAGATGTATGAAGAGTACTTGCAGCTattgaagaatgaagaaaatcATGAAAATTTGTTAGACTCTTTTGCTGAGTCCTTATTGGCGTGA
- the LOC123889551 gene encoding diphthine--ammonia ligase isoform X2, producing the protein MKVVALVSGGKDSCYAMMKSIHYGHQIVALANLMPVDDSVDELDSYMYQTVGHQIIIKYAECMGLPLFRRRIQGSSRHLELGYKKTEGDEVEDMYILLREVKRQIPSVTAVCSGAIASDYQRLRVESVCSRLGLVSLAYLWKQDQSVLLNEMIANGIVAVTVKVAAMGLDPAKHLGKELALLNAYLHKLKESYGINVCGEGGEYETLTLDCPLFTNARIVLDEYQVVMHSSDSIAPVGVLHPLAFHLENKPDDHSLKTQDKIHEICMQKLGSVFEVHDSLEGFEAECKPLDCTYPIDVVEHKFNVSRTNNMNTFSICCSLQDSCSADLQEDLTIVLRKIESELASFDFGWENVLYIHLYIDDMNKFSEANETYVKFITQQRCPFGVPSRSTVEMPLIEMGFSRAYVEVLVANNKDKKVLHVQSISSWAPSCIGPYSQATLHEGILHMAGQLGLDPPTMNLCGGGPGVELEQALKNSEAVAKSFNRSISTSAISFVIYCSKNISLSERVDIEKKHETILRQMKIFDSQEGKKYKTLEPVFLYVLVPNLPKRAYVEVKPILYVEDGADEEIETMTKSSCSKTSCYWGFKQESWHDSCIQKCVIPGKICVIILSITSELAAKISNDSLPADYVNNNDQHSLPKSCMEQLSKFCIYLLDKVIIDNDFAWEDIMSLRFYIPVSLQMSVELIQPMFCNALFELSQISQREVKKVEPIFNLVPVIGAGRSASSMDDLVTCELLAQKS; encoded by the exons ATGAAGGTGGTTGCACTTGTTAGCGGCGGTAAAGATAGCTGCTACGCTATGATGAAGTCTATTCACTATGGCCATcag ATTGTTGCGTTGGCGAATTTGATGCCAGTTGATGATTCCGTCGACGAGCTCGATAGCTACATGTATCAAACT GTTGGGCATCAAATTATCATCAAATATGCTGAATGTATGGGATTGCCATTGTTTAGGAGGCGAATACAAGGATCCTCAAG gcaTCTAGAGCTTGGTTACAAAAAGACAGAAGGTGATGAAGTTGAAGATATGTATATTTTATTACGTGAAGTGAAAAGGCAGATACCCTCAGTTACTGCGGTGTGTTCTGGAGCCATTGCATCTGACTATCAGAGACTGCGGGTGGAAAGTGTATGTTCAAGGTTAGGCCTTGTTTCTTTGGCATACTTATGGAAACAAGATCAGTCCGTGCTCCTCAATGAAATG ATTGCAAATGGAATAGTAGCTGTAACTGTGAAG GTAGCTGCCATGGGTTTGGATCCTGCTAAGCACTTGGGTAAAGAATTAGCCTTGTTAAATGcttatttgcataaattgaaAGA GTCATATGGAATCAATGTTTGTGGTGAAGGAGGGGAATATGAAACATTGACTCTTGATTGCCCGCTCTTTACT AATGCTCGCATTGTGCTTGATGAATATCAAGTTGTGATGCACTCTTCAGATTCCATAGCTCCTGTTGGAGTCCTTCATCCCTTGGCATTTCATTTGGAAAACAAGCCAGACGACCACTCTTTAAAAACACAAGACAAAATACATGAGATTTGTATGCAGAAATTAGGATCGGTGTTCGAAGTGCATGACAGTCTAGAAGGATTTGAAGCTGAATGCAAGCCTCTTGATTGCACTTATCCAATTGATGTTGTAGAACATAAATTTAACGTTTCAAGAACAAATAACATGAACACATTCTCCATATGTTGCTCGTTGCAAGATTCATGCAGTG CAGATTTGCAGGAAGATTTAACGATTGTTTTGAGGAAAATTGAATCAGAGTTAGCAAGTTTTGATTTTGGCTGGGAGAATGTACTTTATATTCACCTGTACATCGATGACATGAATAAGTTCTCTGAGGCAAATGAGACATATGTGAAGTTTATAACACAGCAGAGGTGCCCATTTGGTGTCCCATCTCGTAGTACAGTTGAAATGCCTCTCATTGAGATGGGTTTTAGTAGAGCATATGTTGAAGTTTTGGTAgcaaataataaagataaaaaggTTTTGCATGTGCAGAGTATTTCTAGTTGGGCACCTAGTTGCATTGGGCCATACAGCCAG GCAACCTTGCATGAGGGTATACTTCACATGGCTGGTCAACTCGGGCTTGACCCTCCTACCATGAATCTTTGCGGTGGAGGCCCAGGGGTTGAACTGGAACAGGCACTAAAAAACAGTGAAGCAGTGGCAAAATCTTTTAACCGCTCAATATCGACATCTGCAATTAGCTTTGTTATTTACTGTTCTAAAAATATCTCTTTATCGGAGAGAGTTGATATCGAAAAGAAACATGAAACAATTCTAAGACAAATGAAGATATTTGATTCACAGGAAGGCAAAAAGTACAAAACATTAGAACCTGTATTTCTTTACGTCCTTGTTCCAAATCTACCTAAAAG AGCATATGTAGAAGTGAAGCCCATTCTTTATGTGGAGGATGGTGCAGATGAAGAAATTGAGACCATGACAAAAAGTTCTTGTTCAAAGACATCATGTTATTGGGGTTTCAAGCAGGAAAGTTGGCATGATTCTTGCATTCAGAAATGTGTGATTCCGGGAAAGATATGTGTCATTATATTGTCGATCACAAGTGAGCTGGCTGCAAAGATATCTAATGATTCTCTGCCTGCCGATTATGTCAACAATAATGATCAACATTCTCTACCAAAATCATGTATGGAGCAGTTATCAAAGTTCTGCATTTATCTTCTTGACAAAGTTATAATAGATAACGACTTTGCCTGGGAAGATATAATG AGTTTGAGGTTCTATATTCCGGTAAGCCTTCAAATGTCAGTGGAGCTAATACAGCCCATGTTCTGCAATGCACTTTTTGAACTTTCTCAAATTAGTCAGAGGGAAGTTAAAAAAGTTGAGCCAATCTTCAACCTAGTTCCCGTCATAGGTGCTGGGCGGTCTGCTTCATCCATGGATGATTTAGTGACATGTGAATTACTGGCTCAAAAATCCTGA